One Saccharomyces mikatae IFO 1815 strain IFO1815 genome assembly, chromosome: 16 genomic region harbors:
- the SRO7 gene encoding Rab GTPase-binding protein SRO7 (similar to Saccharomyces cerevisiae SRO77 (YBL106C) and SRO7 (YPR032W); ancestral locus Anc_7.442), which yields MFGSKRLKNVKEAFKSLKTQNSETPTESSKTSLKSKNSEASSKSKDSRPSSSLKLPISSSNKNKIFSLKEANRYGMNSKPIAAAFDFTQNLLAIATVTGEIHIYGQQQVEVVIKLEDGSAIKEMRFVKGIYLVVVNAKDIVFVLSLYSQKVLATVFIPGKIISIETDACLDWMLIGLQSGSMITYDIDRDQLSTFKLDNLQKSSFFPAARLSPIVSIQWNPRDIGTVLISYEYVTLTYSLVENEVKQSFIYELPPFAPGGDFSKMTNEKRRPKVIQSLYHPNSLHVLTVHEDNSLVFWDANSGHMIMARTVFETEINIPQPDYVRDASTSSAAISKVYWMCENNPEYTSLLISHKPISPGENQSLTMIDLGYTPRYSITSYDGMKNYYANPKQMKIFPLPTNVPIVNVLPIPRQSPYFAGCHNPGLVLIILENGEIETMLYPSGIFTDKASLFPQNLCWLRPIATVSMAASVPNKLWLGALSSAQNKDYLLKGGVRTKRQKGLAEYGTAFITGHSNGSVRIYDASHGDIQDNANFEVNLSRTLNKANELAVDKISFAAETLELTVSIETGDVVLFKYEVNQFYSKEERSENSNLELSFRRFSLNNTNDILVDVRERAPTGIRQGFMPSTAVHANGGKTSAIKNSNIGFVGIAYAAGILMLIDRRGPAIIYMENIRELQGVRSACITCIEFVIMEYGEDGYSSILMVCGTDIGELITYKILPASGGKFNVQFMDVANATSKGPIREIEAFSKETKSSCLATLTKMQNLSKGLCIPGTVLISGLDDIRLIMLGKSKGTHKSFKYPLATAGLSYVPIIDKNNNRKALTVLITLEINGHVKVYSIPDFKELMSEHIPFPIAAKYITESSVLRNGHIAIRVSKFQALLFSTVKEQHIQAPVSDVLYINGIRIPYRPQVNSLQWARGTVYCTPAQLDELLGGANRPDSKYKESIIAQGTFLERPSDDNHTTSPEHQYTKPSRRGRNSSYGVLRNVSRAVETRWDAVEDRFNDYATAMGETMNEAVEQTGKDVMKGAMGF from the coding sequence ATGTTCGGTAGTAAACGTTTGAAGAATGTCAAAGAGGCGTTCAAATCTCTAAAAACTCAAAATTCAGAGACACCCACTGAAAGTTCAAAAACGTCTCTTAAATCCAAAAATTCAGAGGCATCTTCTAAATCCAAAGATTCGAggccttcttcttctttgaaacTTCCTATAAGTTCAagtaacaaaaataaaatattctcACTAAAAGAAGCCAACAGATACGGTATGAATAGTAAACCGATCGCAGCCGCCTTCGATTTCACTCAGAATTTATTAGCGATTGCTACAGTTACAGGGGAAATACACATTTACGGCCAGCAACAAGTAGAAGTGGTTATTAAACTTGAAGATGGCTCTGctataaaagaaatgagaTTTGTGAAAGGTATATATTTGGTGGTTGTTAACGCAAAAGATATTGTATTCGTTCTATCATTATATTCTCAAAAAGTACTTGCAACAGTGTTTATTCCGGGGAAGATAATATCAATTGAAACAGATGCATGCTTAGACTGGATGCTAATTGGTCTCCAGAGCGGCTCAATGATAACTTACGATATAGATAGAGATCAATTATCCACTTTTAAATTAGACAACTTACAGAAAAGCTCATTTTTTCCAGCTGCAAGATTATCACCCATAGTGTCTATTCAGTGGAATCCAAGAGATATCGGTACTGTATTAATATCATACGAGTACGTAACCTTGACATACTCTTTAGTTGAGAATGAAGTTAAGCAATCGTTTATATATGAACTACCACCTTTTGCTCCAGGAGGcgacttttcaaaaatgactaatgaaaagagaagaccTAAGGTTATTCAGTCCTTATACCATCCTAATTCCCTACACGTTCTCACTGTTCATGAAGACAATTCCTTGGTTTTCTGGGATGCTAATTCAGGCCATATGATAATGGCAAGAACAGTGTTCGAAACGGAAATCAATATCCCTCAGCCTGATTATGTACGTGATGCTAGTACAAGTTCGGCAGCCATTTCAAAAGTGTACTGGATGTGCGAAAACAACCCAGAGTACACGTCATTACTTATCTCTCACAAACCAATCAGCCCAGGCGAAAATCAGAGCCTTACCATGATCGATCTTGGTTATACACCAAGATATTCTATCACGTCTTATGATGGCATGAAAAACTACTATGCAAATCCGAAACAGATGAAAATATTCCCGTTACCAACTAACGTACCAATAGTAAATGTACTGCCAATTCCCAGACAATCTCCATATTTTGCAGGATGCCATAATCCAGGATTAGTCTTGATAATCCTTGAAAATGGTGAAATAGAAACAATGCTATATCCCTCTGGAATATTCACAGACAAGGCCTCTTTATTTCCTCAAAATCTTTGCTGGCTGAGACCAATAGCTACGGTTTCGATGGCTGCTTCTGTACCAAACAAATTATGGCTAGGCGCACTCTCCTCAGCACAAAATAAGGATTATTTGTTGAAGGGAGGCGTTAGAACAAAAAGGCAAAAAGGTCTGGCTGAATACGGTACCGCCTTCATTACAGGCCATTCTAACGGCTCAGTGAGGATATATGATGCCTCTCATGGCGATATACAAGATAATGCTAACTTTGAAGTGAACCTATCAAGAACATTGAATAAAGCCAATGAATTGGCAGTTGATAAGATATCATTTGCTGCAGAAACTCTTGAACTGACGGTTTCAATTGAAACCGGGGATGTTGTTCTATTCAAGTATGAAGTAAACCAGTTTTAcagtaaagaagaaagatcaGAGAACAGTAACCTGGAATTAAGTTTCAGGaggttttctttgaataatacCAATGATATTCTCGTTGATGTAAGAGAGAGGGCACCTACTGGCATCAGGCAGGGATTTATGCCATCAACAGCTGTACATGCTAATGGAGGAAAAACCTCCGCCATCAAAAACAGTAATATTGGATTTGTTGGCATTGCGTATGCAGCCGGAATTCTTATGCTGATTGACAGAAGAGGTCCAGCAATAATTTACatggaaaatattagaGAATTACAGGGAGTTCGAAGCGCATGTATCACCTGCATCGAATTTGTGATTATGGAGTACGGAGAGGATGGTTACTCTAGCATATTAATGGTCTGCGGTACTGACATAGGTGAATTAATAACGTACAAAATCCTTCCCGCATCAGGAGGAAAGTTCAATGTGCAATTTATGGATGTTGCTAATGCTACAAGTAAAGGACCGATACGTGAAATTGAAGCCTTCTCAAAGGAAACAAAATCTAGCTGTTTAGCGACTCTTACAAAAATGCAGAATTTAAGTAAAGGACTTTGTATTCCTGGTACAGTTTTAATAAGTGGACTCGATGATATTAGGTTGATAATGTTAGGCAAATCTAAAGGTACACACAAAAGCTTTAAGTATCCACTTGCTACTGCAGGCTTATCTTACGTCCCAATTatagataaaaataataatcgGAAGGCCTTAACAGTATTAATTACGTTAGAAATTAACGGTCATGTCAAAGTATATTCTATTCCAGACTTTAAAGAATTAATGTCAGAACATATTCCGTTCCCAATAGCTGCAAAATATATTACAGAATCATCTGTTTTAAGAAATGGTCATATAGCAATTAGAGTGAGTAAATTTCAAGCGCTGTTATTTTCAACCGTAAAAGAACAACATATACAAGCACCAGTCTCTGACGTGTTGTATATCAATGGAATTAGAATACCTTATAGACCACAAGTTAATTCATTGCAATGGGCAAGAGGCACTGTGTATTGTACTCCCGCTCAGTTGGATGAATTACTGGGGGGCGCGAATAGACCGGACTCTAAATACAAAGAGAGTATCATTGCTCAGGGAACTTTCTTGGAACGACCTTCTGACGATAACCATACAACGAGCCCAGAACATCAGTACACTAAGCCCTCCCGAAGAGGCAGGAATAGTAGTTATGGAGTCCTTAGGAATGTTTCTCGCGCTGTAGAGACTAGATGGGATGCCGTTGAAGATAGGTTTAATGACTACGCTACTGCTATGGGAGAAACCATGAACGAAGCTGTCGAGCAGACAGGGAAAGATGTAATGAAAGGGGCCATGGGATTTTAA
- the HTS1 gene encoding histidine--tRNA ligase (similar to Saccharomyces cerevisiae HTS1 (YPR033C); ancestral locus Anc_7.445), which produces MLSRTINKVVTSIKSSSIIRMSSATTASAAPAAPAPASAAKAPKASKKSKLQVSLKTPKGTKDWADNDMVIREAIFNTLSDLFKKHGGVTIDTPVFELREILAGKYGEDSKLIYNLEDQGGELCSLRYDLTVPFARYAAMNNIQNIKRYHIAKVYRRDQPAMTKGRMREFYQCDFDVAGSFESMVPDSECLSILVEGLTSLGIKDFKIKLNHRKILDGIFQISGVKDEDVRKISSAVDKLDKSPWEAVRKEMTEEKGQSEETADKIGEYVKLNGSLKEIHSILSQDAKITANELAKQGLDDIATLMKYAEAFDIDSFISFDLSLARGLDYYTGLIYEVVTSASAPPKNATELKKKAKSVEDASEFVGVGSIAAGGRYDNLINMFSEASGKKSTHIPCVGISFGVERIFSLIKQRVNSSTIIKPTSTQVYVMAFGGGKDWTGYLPERMKVAKQLWDAGIEAEYVYKAKANPRKQFDAAEKAGCHLAVILGKEEYLQGKLRVKRLGQEFADDDGELVSAADIVPIIQEKLSHIHEDGLNEVTRLIRGL; this is translated from the coding sequence ATGCTTAGTAGAACAATAAATAAAGTAGTCACATCTATAAAATCGTCTTCGATAATCAGAATGTCTTCCGCTACCACCGCTTCTGCTGCTCCCGCTGCTCCTGCTCCTGCTTCTGCTGCTAAGGCTCCAAAGGCCTCGAAGAAAAGTAAGTTGCAAGTATCTTTAAAGACACCTAAGGGCACTAAGGATTGGGCTGATAACGATATGGTAATCAGAGAAGCTATCTTTAACACTTTATCTGACCTATTCAAGAAACATGGTGGTGTCACCATCGACACACCTGTATTCGAGTTAAGAGAAATTTTGGCAGGTAAGTACGGTGAAGACTCAAAGTTGATCTACAACTTGGAGGATCAAGGTGGTGAATTATGTTCTTTACGTTACGACTTGACCGTTCCATTTGCTAGATACGCTGCGATGAACAACATCCAAAATATCAAGAGATATCACATTGCAAAAGTCTATAGAAGAGATCAACCAGCTATGACCAAAGGCCGTATGAGAGAGTTCTACCAATGTGACTTTGATGTTGCAGGCAGCTTCGAATCAATGGTTCCTGATTCAGAATGTTTATCCATTTTAGTAGAGGGTTTAACAAGCTTGGGTATcaaagatttcaaaatcaagtTAAACCATAGGAAAATTCTTGATGgtattttccaaatctCTGGTGTCAAGGATGAAGATGTTAGAAAAATCTCTTCTGCTGTTGATAAATTGGACAAATCCCCATGGGAGGCAGTCAGGAAAGAAATGACCGAAGAAAAAGGTCAATCTGAGGAAACTGCTGACAAAATTGGTGAATATGTTAAACTAAACGgttctttgaaagaaattcacAGCATTTTATCTCAAGATGCTAAAATCACTGCAAATGAACTGGCTAAACAAGGTTTGGATGATATTGCTACATTGATGAAATATGCTGAAGCGTTTGACATTGACTCATTCATCTCTTTTGATCTTTCTCTTGCAAGAGGTTTGGATTACTATACTGGTTTGATTTACGAAGTTGTTACCTCTGCTTCTGCTCCGCCAAAGAACGCTacagaattgaagaagaaggccAAGTCTGTTGAAGATGCATCAGAGTTTGTTGGTGTCGGCTCCATTGCCGCCGGTGGTCGTTATGATAATTTGATCAATATGTTCTCTGAAGCTTCTGGTAAAAAATCCACTCATATTCCATGTGTTGGTATTTCTTTCGGTgtagaaagaatattttctttgatcaaACAAAGGGTTAATTCCTCTACAATTATAAAGCCAACATCTACGCAAGTGTACGTAATGGCTTTTGGTGGTGGTAAAGATTGGACTGGTTACTTGCCTGAAAGAATGAAGGTTGCCAAGCAACTATGGGATGCTGGTATTGAAGCTGAATATGTTTACAAAGCTAAGGCCAACCCTAGGAAGCAATTTGACGCTGCTGAAAAAGCAGGTTGCCATCTTGCTGTGATTCTCGGTAAAGAAGAGTATTTACAGGGCAAATTACGTGTTAAGAGGTTGGGTCAAGAATTTGCAGACGATGATGGTGAATTGGTTAGTGCTGCTGACATTGTTCCCATTATCCAAGAGAAGCTATCACACATTCATGAAGATGGTCTTAATGAAGTCACTCGTTTAATTAGAGGATTGTAA
- the ARP7 gene encoding Arp7p (similar to Saccharomyces cerevisiae ARP7 (YPR034W); ancestral locus Anc_7.448): protein MTLNRKCVVIHNGSHRTVAGFSNVELPQCIIPSSYVKRMDNAGEAQFIFGTYDMIDAAAEKHNGDEVYTLIDGQGLPYNWEALELQWRYLYDTQLKVSPEELPLVITMPATNGKPDMGILERYYELAFDKLKVPVFQIVIEPLAIALSMGKSSAFVIDMGASGCNVTPIIDGIVVKNAVVRSKFGGDFLDFQVHERLAPLIKEENDMENMADEEKRSTDVWYDASTWIQQFKSTMLQVSEKDLIELERYYKEQADIYAKQQEQLKQMDQQLQYTALTGSPNNPLLQKKNFLFKPLNRTLTMDLKDCYEFAEYLFKPQLISDKFSPEDGLGPLMAKSVKKAGASINSMKANTSTNPNGLGTSHINTNAGDNSTASSSNISPEQVYSLLLTNVIITGSTSLIEGMEQRIIKELSIRFPQYKLTTFANQVMMDRKIQGWLGAVTMANLPSWNLGKWYSKEDYETLKRDRKQSQSTNATN from the coding sequence ATGACACTGAATAGGAAATGTGTTGTAATACATAATGGATCACACAGAACGGTGGCCGGCTTTAGTAACGTGGAGTTGCCGCAATGCATTATACCTTCTAGTTATGTTAAAAGGATGGACAATGCGGGGGAAGCTCAGTTTATATTTGGGACCTACGACATGATAGATGCTGCAGCAGAGAAACACAACGGTGACGAAGTGTATACCTTGATAGATGGCCAAGGGTTGCCGTACAATTGGGAAGCATTGGAGTTGCAATGGAGGTATCTGTACGATACTCAATTGAAGGTCTCGCCTGAGGAACTGCCATTAGTGATTACCATGCCCGCTACCAATGGAAAGCCGGACATGGGCATATTGGAACGTTATTATGAACTAGCGTTCGACAAATTGAAGGTGCCAGTATTCCAAATTGTGATTGAGCCACTGGCGATTGCCTTATCTATGGGCAAGAGCTCCGCATTCGTGATTGACATGGGTGCATCAGGTTGCAATGTGACTCCAATTATTGACGGTATTGTAGTAAAAAATGCCGTAGTAAGATCTAAATTTGGCGGTGATTTCTTGGATTTCCAAGTGCACGAAAGGCTAGCGCCTCTGATTAAAGAGGAGAACGACATGGAAAACATGGCtgacgaagaaaaaaggtcCACTGACGTTTGGTACGACGCCAGCACGTGGATTCAACAGTTCAAGTCTACCATGTTGCAAGTAAGCGAAAAGGATTTGATTGAATTGGAACGGTATTACAAGGAGCAAGCAGATATATATGCCAAGCAACAGGAACAGCTGAAACAAATGGATCAGCAACTCCAATACACGGCACTAACAGGGAGTCCCAACAATCCATTGctgcaaaagaaaaattttctatttaaACCATTAAACAGAACATTAACCATGGACCTCAAGGATTGCTATGAGTTCGCAGAGTATCTTTTTAAACCTCAACTGATATCAGACAAGTTCTCACCAGAGGACGGATTAGGACCGCTAATGGCGAAATCGGTCAAAAAGGCCGGCGCTAGTATAAACTCGATGAAGGCCAACACCTCAACCAATCCGAACGGATTGGGCACAAGCCATATAAACACCAATGCTGGTGATAACAGTACTgccagcagcagcaacataTCGCCAGAACAAGTGTATTCGCTACTATTGACGAATGTCATCATCACAGGATCCACCTCTTTGATTGAAGGCATGGAACAACGCATTATAAAAGAGTTGTCCATCAGATTCCCGCAATACAAGTTGACAACTTTTGCTAATCAAGTCATGATGGATCGTAAGATCCAAGGATGGCTTGGTGCCGTTACAATGGCCAACCTACCATCATGGAACCTGGGGAAATGGTACTCTAAGGAAGACTACGAAACGCTAAAAAGGGACAGAAAGCAATCGCAATCTACGAACGCGACAAACTAG
- the GLN1 gene encoding glutamate--ammonia ligase (similar to Saccharomyces cerevisiae GLN1 (YPR035W); ancestral locus Anc_7.449), with the protein MAETSIEKTQILQKYLELDQGGRIIAEYVWIDGTGNLRSKGRTLKKKITSIDQLPEWNFDGSSTNQAPGHDSDIYLKPVAFYPDPFRRGDNIVVLAACYNNDGTPNKFNHRHEAAKLFAAHKDEEIWFGLEQEYTLFDMYDDVYGWPKGGYPAPQGPYYCGVGAGKVYARDMIEAHYRACLYAGLELSGINAEVMPSQWEFQVGPCTGIDMGDQLWMARYFLHRVAEEFGIKISFHPKPLKGDWNGAGCHTNVSTKDMRLPGGMKYIEQAIEKLSKRHAEHIKLYGSDNDMRLTGRHETASMTAFSSGVANRGSSIRIPRSVAKEGYGYFEDRRPASNIDPYLVTGIMCETVCGAIDNADMTKEFERESS; encoded by the coding sequence ATGGCTGAAACAAGTATTGAAAAGACTcaaattttgcaaaaatatCTAGAGTTAGACCAAGGAGGCAGAATAATTGCTGAATACGTTTGGATCGATGGTACTGGTAACTTGCGTTCCAAAGGTAgaacattgaagaagaagatcaCATCTATCGACCAATTGCCAGAATGGAACTTTGATGGTTCTTCTACCAATCAAGCACCAGGTCACGACTCCGACATCTATTTGAAGCCCGTTGCTTTCTACCCAGATCCCTTCAGAAGAGGTGACAACATTGTTGTCTTGGCCGCTTGTTATAACAATGACGGTACTCCAAATAAGTTCAACCACAGACACGAAGCTGCCAAACTATTTGCCGCTCAtaaggatgaagaaatctGGTTCGGTCTAGAACAAGAATACACTTTGTTTGACATGTATGATGATGTTTACGGATGGCCAAAGGGTGGTTACCCAGCTCCACAAGGTCCTTACTACTGTGGTGTTGGTGCCGGTAAGGTCTACGCTAGAGATATGATTGAAGCCCACTACAGAGCTTGTCTGTACGCCGGTTTGGAACTCTCCGGTATTAACGCTGAGGTTATGCCATCCCAATGGGAATTCCAAGTTGGTCCATGCACTGGTATTGACATGGGTGACCAATTGTGGATGGCCAGATACTTTTTGCACAGAGTGGCTGAAGAATTTGGTATTAAGATTTCATTCCATCCAAAGCCATTGAAGGGAGACTGGAACGGTGCTGGTTGTCACACCAACGTTTCTACCAAGGACATGAGACTGCCAGGCGGTATGAAATACATCGAGCAAGCCATCGAAAAATTGTCCAAGAGACATGCTGAACATATCAAGTTGTATGGTAGCGATAACGACATGAGATTGACTGGTAGACACGAAACTGCTTCCATGACAGCTTTCTCTTCTGGTGTTGCCAACAGAGGTAGCTCTATTAGAATTCCAAGATCTGTTGCTAAGGAAGGTTACGGTTACTTTGAAGATCGTAGACCAGCTTCTAACATTGACCCATACTTGGTTACCGGTATCATGTGTGAGACTGTTTGCGGTGCTATTGACAACGCTGATATGACTAAggaatttgaaagagaatCCTCATAA
- the VMA13 gene encoding H(+)-transporting V1 sector ATPase subunit H (similar to Saccharomyces cerevisiae VMA13 (YPR036W); ancestral locus Anc_7.450): protein MGATKILMDSTHFNEIRSIIRSRSVAWDALARSEELSEIDASTAKALESILVKKSTGDASSLSNNARSEFKVNGKTLIPLIHLLSTSDNEDCKKSVQNLIAELLSSDKYGDDTVKFFQEDPKQLEQLFDVSLKGDFQTVLISGFNVVSLLVQDELHNVGLVEKLLKSNNLINILQNVEQMDTCYVCIRLLQELTVIPEYRDVIWLHEKKFMPTLFKILQRATDSQLATRIVATNSNHLGIQLQYYSLLLIWLLTFNPVFANELAQKYLSDFLNLLKLVKITIKEKVSRLCISIILQCCSTRVKQHKKVIKQLLLLGNALPTVQSLSERKYSDEELRQDISNLKEILENEYQELTSFDEYVAELDSKLLCWSPPHVDNGFWSDNIDEFKKDNYKIFRQLIELLQAKVSKGDVNAKKEKIIIQVALNDITHVVELLPESIDVLDKTGGKADIMELLNHSDSRVKYEALKATQAIIGYTFK, encoded by the coding sequence ATGGGCGCAACCAAGATTTTAATGGACAGTACTCATTTCAATGAGATTCGTAGTATAATCCGTTCGAGGTCAGTGGCATGGGACGCCTTAGCAAGATCCGAGGAATTGAGCGAAATTGATGCGTCTACAGCAAAGGCGTTAGAATCCATTCTGGTGAAGAAAAGTACTGGTGATGCTTCATCATTGTCGAACAACGCACGTTCCGAGTTCAAGGTGAACGGCAAGACGTTGATACCATTGATTCATTTACTTTCCACTTCAGATAACGAAGACTGCAAAAAATCCGTGCAAAACCTAATAGCTGAATTGTTGTCGTCAGACAAGTATGGCGACGATACAGTGAAATTCTTCCAGGAGGACCCAAAACAATTGGAACAATTATTTGACGTTTCGCTCAAGGGGGACTTTCAAACCGTCCTAATCTCTGGATTCAACGTGGTCTCGCTATTAGTGCAAGATGAATTGCACAATGTGGGACTGGTGGAAAAGCTATTGAAGAGCAACAACCTCATCAATATCTTGCAGAACGTTGAGCAGATGGACACTTGTTATGTGTGTATCAGACTACTACAAGAACTGACCGTGATACCAGAGTATCGTGACGTGATATGGTtgcatgaaaaaaaattcatgcCCACGTTATTTAAGATTCTGCAACGCGCCACGGACTCTCAATTGGCCACACGGATAGTTGCTACGAACTCAAACCACCTGGGCATTCAATTGCAGTACTACTCCCTACTATTAATATGGTTGTTGACTTTCAACCCAGTTTTCGCTAACGAGTTAGCCCAAAAGTACTTGagtgattttttgaatctcTTGAAACTGGTTAAGATAACCATAAAGGAGAAGGTGTCCAGATTGTGCATATCTATCATTTTGCAATGCTGTTCCACACGCGTCAAACAGCACAAGAAGGTCATCAAACAACTCTTGCTACTAGGCAACGCCTTGCCCACCGTGCAGAGCTTGAGCGAAAGAAAGTATTCCGATGAAGAATTACGCCAAGACATCAGCAACCTCAAGGAAATCCTGGAAAACGAGTACCAAGAATTGACCTCCTTCGACGAGTACGTCGCCGAATTAGACTCCAAATTACTGTGCTGGTCTCCTCCACATGTTGACAACGGTTTCTGGTCCgataatattgatgaatttaaGAAAGACAATTATAAGATCTTCAGACAATTGATCGAACTTTTGCAAGCAAAGGTCAGCAAAGGCGACGTTAACGcgaaaaaggaaaaaatcattATCCAGGTCGCCTTGAACGACATCACTCACGTGGTCGAACTTCTACCAGAGAGCATCGATGTTCTCGACAAAACTGGCGGCAAAGCTGACATTATGGAGTTACTGAACCACTCAGATTCTAGGGTGAAGTACGAGGCCCTCAAGGCCACGCAGGCAATTATTGGATATACGTTCAAATAA
- the SPO24 gene encoding Spo24p (similar to Saccharomyces cerevisiae YPR036W-A; ancestral locus Anc_7.453), whose protein sequence is MVAFLELTSAVSQPFVIPSLSPVSQPSSRKNSNANVDDLNLAIANAALLDASASNHTQSRKMSLSLL, encoded by the coding sequence ATGGTCGCCTTTTTAGAACTAACTTCAGCCGTTTCTCAACCTTTTGTTATCCCATCTCTTTCGCCAGTGTCTCAACCAAGCTCGAGAAAGAACTCCAATGCTAACGTTGATGACTTGAACCTGGCCATTGCTAATGCCGCTCTTTTGGATGCTTCCGCTTCGAACCACACGCAGTCTAGAAAAATGTCTTTGTCTCTGTTATAA
- the ERV2 gene encoding flavin-linked sulfhydryl oxidase (similar to Saccharomyces cerevisiae ERV2 (YPR037C); ancestral locus Anc_7.456), giving the protein MKQVVKRRHAIRIIAALGIIGLWMFFSSNKLSINTPSLIKMQGDTKEAQDAAAEKNDARLKEIEKQTIMPLMGDDKVKKEVGRASWKYFHTLLARFPDKPTPEEREKLSTFIELYAELYPCGECSYHFVKLIKKHPVQTSSRTAAAMWGCHMHNKVNEYLNRDIYDCATILEDYDCGCSGEDGKRVTVEKEAKQLG; this is encoded by the coding sequence ATGAAACAGGTAGTCAAAAGGAGGCATGCTATCAGGATAATCGCAGCATTAGGAATCATAGGGCTGTGGATGTTTTTCTCGTCTAATAAACTATCGATCAATACGCCAAGTCTAATCAAGATGCAAGGTGACACGAAGGAAGCACAAGACGCGGCTGCTGAGAAGAACGATGCTCGGTTGAAAGAGATCGAGAAGCAAACCATCATGCCACTGATGGGTGACGATAAGGTAAAGAAAGAAGTGGGTAGGGCGTCGTGGAAGTACTTCCACACGCTGCTGGCTCGTTTCCCCGATAAGCCAACtccagaagaaagagagaaaTTGAGCACATTTATTGAGCTGTACGCAGAGCTATATCCATGCGGCGAGTGCTCATATCACTTTGTAAAGCTGATCAAGAAGCATCCTGTACAGACGTCAAGTAGAACGGCGGCGGCTATGTGGGGATGCCACATGCACAACAAGGTGAACGAGTACCTAAACAGAGACATTTATGACTGTGCTACTATACTGGAAGACTACGATTGCGGATGCAGTGGCGAAGACGGCAAGCGGGTTACTGTCGAGAAGGAAGCGAAACAGCTCggttaa